The nucleotide window GATTTGAGCCAAAATTGGAGTCCAACATCAGTGGGTGAGGGGAGCCATGTAGTGCTTTATAAGCAAGTGTCCACACACATTATTGCTGAGGCCTTTTGATAAAACGCCATGCCCATTACTCTCTGGATTGGCTAAAGTGCAAAGAATATCGGCAATACAATTTCGTGTGTGTGGGACTCGTTCGACCCGTTAGTGTGCATCCACATAACAACACATCAATCGAATTACGAATTACGCACTTATCATACCATTAATTTAATGAAGATGTGAATAATCTGTTGGACAAAATGTATGAATTAAAACAATTTTCTAGAACTTCAGAGTCTAGTGCGAAAAGTTTAAAACCTCTTAATCCAATTTGAGAATCATTCTAAACGTTCAACCGTGCACCAGAGCATGTGATGTACACAATGTGTAAAGTAGTCTAATTAGACGGACCAGTCGTTAACCAGAGtaaaaaaagaatagaaaaaatCTTGGCCTTGCATTAACATGTTTTTAAGTAGTTTAATTTGATGAACTCGTTAACCaaaagtcaaaaaaaaaaaccaaaaaacaaaaacaaaaaaaacaaataacagTAAAAGTCTTGGTCGCGAATATAGAACGTAGGTAGGAAAATTGCCTACCTACTTGTCCACCTGTCGTTGATGAGAATATGGTTGGTCATCAATTGAGGCAGCATGTGTGTAGAATAAATTAATCGTATCATGCAAATTCCTGGCGGTGCACATATCAAAGagagttttatttgtattaaaATTGGCCAGCTCCGTATCTCCGTTCTTCATGCCATCTCAGTCATCAGTCAGCACATTGGATCTGCattcttttcagttttcaattaTCTTTTTCAATGTAAAAGTACAGGTGGCCGAGAGAGCACGTCATTAGATACCAAGAGCTCTTTTTAAGATTAAAACCACACGAGAAACGCTATAGAGAGTCTgactttttactttttatcaGATCATGTGTTTAGTATAATGTTTCAGTGTTAGTACAAAAATGAATGTTAAATTATAAGGTGATAGAGAATTTTACTTTAGAGTAGcattcttagcatttctcaaatgGGGTTCATATATGCACAATattattgtttatatttaagGTATATTTCTCTATGATATATTTATGAGTACAATTTTTGTATGAAAATTATCTTTGTAATATAATATCATCTAACAATAAATATAGAAGAATTTAAAGGAAGATATATGTCAAAGAAATAACAATTTTACCCAAGAAAAATGTAAGCACATAAAAAATACGGTATTATACAAAGCGAAAAATATCTTgggtattttttaatttgtacttaATCAGTTATGCATATattagaaataatttttttggaaaTATATATAACTAAAAGTTGTGGGCTCCTTGAAGATGGGCCATGTCACATGCTATTGTAGAAGGACactcttgtttttttattcGAAGTACAGTATCACTTTTCTTTTCTATATGCTCCTTTTATTTgtcaataaaaatatatttttctttaatttaactCAGAGTAAGAACATtgattttgataaaaaaaaacaaaaatcataataACAAGTGTTAATGGCACGCGGAGAAAGCTGACTTTAGAAAAAACCTGTCGGTGAAATCCAATTAAGAAAGGTCTAGTAAAGGAAAACATGATGCCAAAAAAACTTATTCAATAATTACAAACTCAACATGCATAAATTTATAAGTTATTAAAGCCCCAAATGCGCTCAAAATAATAATGTTCTATACAATGATGAGCTAGATAGTTTTAGACTTTCACGCTCAAATGTAATTTTTGCAAGAGTCTGAAGATCTTCAATTAAATTTCTTAAAGTAAAAGTAAATCGATTGATAACTTCATACCATTAATGCGTATATAATTGTGCGAGATTAGTTTGAAACAAATTCATCACTAAATTTTACATGTAAAACCAACTTTTGCCTAACTTCTTTTGAACATGGGTTACTCTTATAATATATTTATCTCCATTTACACTGTATTTGCAGGTCACATACTTCAAATGCGGTGGAGTGTCACTTGGCGTCGGCCTGGAACATCGGGTGGCAGATGGGTGCTCAGGTCTCCACTTTGTAAATACATGGTCTGATATCGCTCGCGGACTTGACCTTACAATCCCACCTTTCATCGACCGGACATTACTTCGTGCCCGAGACCCACCTCAGACAACATTCGACCACGTTGAATACCAACCTGATCCGCCCTTAAAAACTCCTCCGCCGACCACAAAAGATGGTGATGCTGAGAGCACAACAGTCTCCATTTTCAGATTGACGCGGGAGCAACTAAGCGTCTTGAAAGCCAAGTCTAAGGAAGAAGGGAACTCAATCAACTACAGCACATATGAGATGTTGGCAGGCCATGTTtggagatgtgcatccaaggcacgTAATCTTCCCGATGACCAAGTGACCAAACTGCATGTTGCGGTTGATGGACGGTCCAGACTGCAACCCCCACTCCCACCCGGTTTCTTTGGCAATGTGGTTTTCGCAGGCGCACCATTTGCAACAGCGGGGGATCTCAAATCGAAACCAACATGGTATGCTGCAAGCCAAATACATGATGTTGTGGTGCGCATGAACAACGATTACCTTAGATCAGCTCTTGATTATCTTGAGGTTCAACCTGATCTGTCGGCCCTTGTTCGCGGAGCTCATACTTTTCGGTGCCCGAAACTTGGGATAACTAGTTGGGCAAGGTTGCCGATCTACGATGCAGATTTTGGTTGGGGTCGACCTATTTTCATGGGTCCCGGTGGAATTGGATACGAGGGGTTGGCTTTTGTGTTACCAAGTCCAATAAATGATGGGAGTTTATCAGTGGCCATCTCCTTGCAGTCTGACCATATGAAATCATTTGCCAAGTTGTTGTATGACATATGAGGAAATCAAATGCGTGAAGAATTTGTTCATCGGCCTGAAAATAAAATGACGTGTTTGTGTATTCGTTGGTAATGTACTCTTGTGGCGAACTTCTTGTCTAAGTtgcctccattttctcttgaaaTAAAAGATATTGAGTTTTTTAAATAGGTTTGAATGCCTTGAGCGACGAGATAGAgcaaaattattttattgtatGGCTTAGCTTAAATCAACTCACCCTTATAGGCATTTTATTCCATCTTCGGAGAAATAATTCGGTTTTAAAACATGAGTGAGTGAGAAatgtttagaaaaaaaataagaaaaaaaaaaaccacggttggaaaaataaaaaaaccaacatCGGCAACAATAACTGAAAAAGAAGGGAAATCAGAAAGCAATAACAAGGGGAAAAGAGAAATAATTCTGAGTAAAAGAGGGATTCGCGTCTTCATCTTTCGGGTACATGAGCAAAAGAGGGAATTACACAACTTAaccagacaaaaaaaaaaaaacttggccaCTAGAACTAAATAAAtcctattactataaataaaagcacaataGGATGATACAATACACATCTCAAAAttacatttctttttcttttcttttttgccgCTGGCCCTCTCCCTTTTTAGTCCTAAATACAATTTAATAAATTAAGCTTACAAcagaaatatatatacacaaaaatgttattcttacTATTTAGTTGTACGTAATAGATATGCTCATGCGTTGACAGACCTTACTTTAATTGGGTCCCTCGGTATTTCTTCTGGTTGCAGTAAAAGAGAAAAGTAGCTAGGCATCTCTGTGataaacaaaaactgaaaaaagaTGGCCAAGAAGGTGAAGGTGAGGGTGACGGAGTCGATAATGGTGAAGCCAGCCGAGGAGTCGACGCCTCGGGGCACACTATGGCTCTCGAACTCGGACCTGAAATTGCCGTCTTTTCACACGTCCAGTGTCTACTTGTACAGACCCAGTGATGCAGACAACTTCTTTGACCTGGGTTTGCTCAAGAAAGCACTCGGGAAGACCCTCGTGCCCTGCTACCCATTGGCAGGCCGCTTCAAGCTCAACGGCGAGAATGGTCGTATCGAGGTTGATTGCAATGCGGAGGGAGTGCTCTTTGTTGTGGCAGAGAGCAGCTCCGTCCTGGATGATTTTGGCGATTTTACGCCCACTCCCGACTTCCTAAAGCTCATTCCTACCGTTGATTACTCTGCTGGGATATCCTCATATCCTATTTTGGTATTATAggtatatattaaaaaagaaagctGTTATTAACACTTTCAAAATTTATGCACTTTATATCAATTGTTTCAGAGAGAATTCGGATGCCTCCCTAGCTATTAATGTTATTTGACTAGAACTTGTTGGTTTTTAGTATTTTATCAAATTCCCtaatattaatgtaataatgcatTTCTATGtagttattatattttaaattaaaaattgaaattgtagttgattatattaatgagattttaaataaaaacccataattcatgagattaaaaatattaataataaattatactctctaatATATtgtgggtacattcatcaaaattgacaaaaaaaaattattgtaccaaaaaaatagatatagatatattctcaaatcaacgaaacagaatgtacccatataagtttaaaatggattagaaaaaatttgaatggattttacattaaaaaaaagtgCATTTTATATCacaaaaatggtacattttacatataacaaattggtatatttaagaatgagtacatttaagattaaaaaattgaaaatatttttgaaaaaaaattaatgggtacatattattctaattttattttggatgttttaaattgaaaattaattagcatAGTTGATGATTTATTACACTTTCATGATTATTGTGTGttgagccaaaaatattcactaggcgacacgtggatttttggacaaaagaggacaaaaatacccttgaggcatatcgggattcctacgcgcgaacAGTGagcaatcatctttcaaccaagtcaaaaatgcccaaaataggtaataaTTTAAAACCTATtgcatcaaatcctttctataaggtaattcccaaaatcTAAATTAttctatatgttttatattccattatttagctaataaatcagctaaataatatattcctttcatattttctaaaattgattaattaagggattaattacctaatcaatcccttaattatcaattaaatcaccaaattataaccaaaaaatATACCAAAGGCCGGTTACCCTCTAGGGCCGGCCATGCCTTCTATTTTGCTaccattttctttccctttttatgACATTCAATAGCTAGTTAattatgttattattatttactaattaactagccaattattTCCATAACTCCCCAAAATAACTAGCCCATTATCTCCATAACCCCCCCAAAATAAATCATCCTTGGCCtaaaggccggccacacccATCCTCTCCTATATATTggttcccattttcaccaaacactaattccaacactttggcaaaaattccaaaattctctaaacactctttctctctaaattctaactttggcatcggaggttcttcggccaaagccccccattcatcgtgggcgcgtgaggctcttggccttaacctaaggtgttaattgttttgtaggtgcaaaattgtccaagatcaaggaggaagaaatttgcatccacattatGTACCTAACACTAAAGGATTTGTATTTGATCTGATTTTCCTTCACAAGAATATTTTGTGAAGGTGGTTCCTGGTGTACTGCACTCAAATATTATAATACTCATGAAAGTTTCATAACCAAaatggtttaattttgttttcacaCTGAAGAATTAAGGGACTTGAATGCGATTATAAGGAATTAGACTACTTTTCTTATTGCTAATTGATTTTAGAGTGGAATTTCAGTTTTCTTCATGATTCACGTGTTTGGTTTGAGTGTTGCCAAATGTGAGAGGGCTTCTGAAGATATGGAGTGTTGTCCCACATCAAAGGTTATTCATGTTTTTTACTAGAGTGTCTTCACACAGAGGGGCGTTTGAGAATGCGGAATGTTGTCCCACATCCAAACTTTTTGGAAACTTACATGTGCTTGTAAAAATTGAGATACTCTCTTAATGCCAATTGGTTTTTGAAGAAAGTGGCTATATCTTCACAATACCAAGTATTGACAGATTGTGGGGGTTGAAGAAAGGAAATCTGAATTAAGAAATAGATTTatcttcaaaaaagaaaatccatCAAAGCATGGACGGATGTGATATATCCTCACAACAAGAAAGTAGCGATGGTTATTATGGTAAGGGAAGACAGGATatctgaaaaagaaaatagtgaTCAAGGATGgataacataaaataaaattaatgggTGCGCTATTCATATCAAGAGACTCGATTTTAGATTTCATGTACCGTAGAAATATGACTATTAATGGGTGCACTATTCATATCGTTCGCGAGTCGAACTTGCTCTCTTGCCATGCCTTTCACTCATTTGCTTGAGTCAGACTGAATCACTTTTTTGTTTGGAGGATCATTCTTTCTTCACTCTCTTTATATTACCCGTAAGGAGCACAGCAACCAAGGTGCATATTATCACATAGAAACAAGTGAAGCGTAACGATTTGTACTACCGGAAAAGCTTCGCTAACCGGCAGGCAATAGAGTCCGTCGATATGCACAAGCAAGCATAGCGAATCACATAGATAAGCCCCTACCTGCCAGCGCGCGGAGAGATAGGGTGAGCAAAGCGCGAAAAGGATGGATGTCCGAGAAGTTGAAAGAGTTAGTCTTGAAAACCGACGAAGTATTGATAGGAATACCAGGGGTTCGAATCCCTTTCCATCCGCGAAGTCATAGGTTAATAtatggagaaattaggttctcatccctaTTTTttctactccattgattaaaaccttattcatttcaatttttaatcaagGTCCTTAGGATTTattaacatcattaattatttcaataataaaacatttacatgtcaagataattaaatttatttcttttcaattaaattttatttctaaatatattcatt belongs to Malus sylvestris chromosome 17, drMalSylv7.2, whole genome shotgun sequence and includes:
- the LOC126609976 gene encoding shikimate O-hydroxycinnamoyltransferase-like gives rise to the protein MAVDVSVRESTIVKPTEETPKQVLWMSNLDLVILGKHTPSVYFYRRSQTGSHQGNSFFDPAVLKRALAKALVPFYPLAGRLQQNETGRSEINCNGEGVLFVVAETTSVLEDFGDFAPTPEFRKLIPVIDYSAGISTYPLLVVQVTYFKCGGVSLGVGLEHRVADGCSGLHFVNTWSDIARGLDLTIPPFIDRTLLRARDPPQTTFDHVEYQPDPPLKTPPPTTKDGDAESTTVSIFRLTREQLSVLKAKSKEEGNSINYSTYEMLAGHVWRCASKARNLPDDQVTKLHVAVDGRSRLQPPLPPGFFGNVVFAGAPFATAGDLKSKPTWYAASQIHDVVVRMNNDYLRSALDYLEVQPDLSALVRGAHTFRCPKLGITSWARLPIYDADFGWGRPIFMGPGGIGYEGLAFVLPSPINDGSLSVAISLQSDHMKSFAKLLYDI
- the LOC126609990 gene encoding shikimate O-hydroxycinnamoyltransferase-like, which encodes MAKKVKVRVTESIMVKPAEESTPRGTLWLSNSDLKLPSFHTSSVYLYRPSDADNFFDLGLLKKALGKTLVPCYPLAGRFKLNGENGRIEVDCNAEGVLFVVAESSSVLDDFGDFTPTPDFLKLIPTVDYSAGISSYPILVL